A region from the Gemmatimonadota bacterium genome encodes:
- the ychF gene encoding redox-regulated ATPase YchF, with translation MLKVGIVGLPNVGKSSLFNALTAAGVPSENFPFCTVDPNVGTVEVPDPRLDHIHELVGSTRKVPTVIHFVDIAGLVAGASQGEGLGNRFLSHIREVDAIAHVLRCFDDPNVTHVSGTVDPVRDRDIVETELVLADLESIERRRDRLAKKAKSGEKDAQKELALVERVHALLAAGRPARLLEVEPEERKLLKQLALLTAKPVLYVLNVSEGDLPAGTNPFTEAVEAAIRSDGSERTVAVSSRVESELAELDPAERAEFLESLGIEERGLDRLVREAYTLLDLITFFTAGENESRAWTVRRGAKAPEAAGEIHSDFERGFIRAETIHYDEFVRMGSLKRAREEGRIRSEGKEYVVQDGDIVLFRFNV, from the coding sequence ATGCTCAAAGTAGGCATCGTCGGCCTCCCGAATGTCGGGAAATCTTCCCTCTTCAACGCCCTGACCGCGGCGGGGGTGCCGTCGGAGAACTTCCCCTTCTGCACGGTCGATCCCAACGTCGGGACGGTGGAGGTACCGGACCCCCGTCTCGACCATATCCACGAGCTGGTGGGGTCGACCCGCAAAGTGCCGACCGTCATCCACTTCGTGGACATCGCCGGCCTGGTGGCGGGGGCCTCCCAGGGGGAAGGGTTGGGGAACCGCTTTCTTTCCCACATCCGGGAAGTCGACGCCATTGCCCACGTGCTACGCTGCTTCGACGATCCCAACGTGACCCACGTCTCCGGGACGGTGGATCCGGTCCGCGATCGGGACATCGTCGAGACCGAGCTGGTGTTGGCGGACCTGGAGAGCATCGAACGGCGGCGTGACCGCCTGGCGAAGAAAGCCAAGTCGGGCGAGAAGGACGCCCAGAAGGAGCTTGCGTTGGTCGAGCGCGTCCACGCGCTCCTGGCCGCGGGCCGTCCGGCACGCCTGCTGGAGGTCGAGCCCGAGGAGCGGAAGCTGCTCAAGCAGCTGGCCCTGCTCACGGCCAAGCCGGTGCTCTACGTTCTCAACGTCTCGGAGGGGGATCTGCCCGCCGGGACCAACCCCTTCACGGAAGCCGTGGAAGCAGCCATCCGTTCGGACGGCAGCGAGCGCACGGTCGCCGTCTCCAGTCGCGTCGAATCGGAACTCGCGGAACTGGATCCGGCGGAGCGAGCGGAATTCCTGGAGAGTCTCGGGATCGAGGAGCGGGGCCTGGACCGCCTGGTGCGGGAGGCGTACACCCTGCTCGACCTCATCACCTTCTTCACGGCCGGCGAAAACGAGTCGCGCGCCTGGACCGTACGCCGCGGCGCCAAAGCGCCCGAAGCGGCCGGGGAGATCCACTCCGACTTCGAGCGGGGCTTCATCCGGGCGGAGACCATCCACTATGACGAGTTCGTCCGGATGGGGTCGCTGAAGAGGGCCCGGGAGGAAGGGCGGATCCGCTCCGAGGGCAAGGAGTACGTGGTCCAGGACGGGGACATCGTCCTCTTCCGCTTCAACGTCTAG
- a CDS encoding class II aldolase/adducin family protein, whose amino-acid sequence MDYSFAGLHEDERFRWFADGLKTVMQRHGHDYVSDPNEAKLVVNFFRGSEPRPFRRRAQAVFLAGVADVDGPFDSHMVSGYPLLIRSLSNLFIALVPGSEADPDVHFVTPEQGHYVVPGNCDREQYFEGVYRRIRPLASSRLVIDNIFDPDLPEELRNGDEITESIYRAGKHLDDLELLPAPFPMQEYLSERDIKHLKRLYGLGGLSYGNLSARFDETRFWMSASGVDKSNLREIGRDILLVTDYDPELNAMRLSVPPGVEPRRVSVDAIEHWMIYREHPSVGAILHVHAWMDGVPSTEFNFPCGTRELGQAVADLVRTAPDPDRAVVGLKNHGLTITGRSLDEIFERVEGKLLKTVPMS is encoded by the coding sequence ATGGACTACTCGTTCGCCGGACTCCACGAAGACGAGCGCTTCCGGTGGTTCGCCGACGGTCTCAAGACCGTCATGCAACGCCACGGGCATGACTACGTGTCCGACCCGAACGAGGCCAAGCTCGTCGTCAATTTCTTCCGGGGCAGCGAGCCCCGGCCCTTCCGTCGTCGGGCCCAGGCCGTCTTCCTGGCGGGCGTGGCCGATGTGGACGGACCCTTCGACAGCCACATGGTCAGCGGCTATCCGCTGCTGATCCGCTCGCTGTCCAACCTGTTCATCGCCTTGGTCCCGGGGTCGGAGGCCGATCCGGACGTCCACTTCGTGACGCCGGAACAAGGGCACTACGTGGTGCCCGGGAACTGCGATCGCGAGCAGTATTTCGAGGGCGTCTATCGGCGGATCCGGCCTTTGGCCTCCAGTCGCCTGGTGATCGACAACATCTTCGATCCCGACCTCCCGGAGGAGCTGAGGAACGGAGATGAGATAACCGAGTCCATCTATCGTGCTGGAAAGCACTTGGATGACCTCGAACTCCTCCCCGCCCCGTTCCCGATGCAGGAGTATCTGTCGGAGCGGGACATCAAGCATCTGAAGCGGCTGTACGGACTGGGCGGCCTCAGCTATGGCAACCTGAGCGCCCGCTTCGACGAGACGCGCTTCTGGATGAGCGCCTCGGGCGTCGACAAGTCCAACCTGCGGGAGATCGGTCGCGACATCCTTCTGGTGACCGACTACGACCCCGAGCTGAACGCCATGCGTCTCTCGGTGCCTCCGGGCGTGGAACCACGGCGGGTGTCGGTGGACGCCATCGAACATTGGATGATCTACCGCGAGCACCCCAGCGTCGGCGCCATCCTGCACGTCCACGCCTGGATGGACGGCGTTCCTTCCACAGAGTTCAACTTCCCCTGCGGCACCCGGGAGCTTGGGCAGGCGGTGGCGGACCTGGTGCGTACGGCCCCGGATCCGGACCGGGCGGTCGTGGGCCTCAAGAACCACGGCCTCACCATCACCGGTCGCTCCCTCGACGAGATCTTCGAGCGCGTCGAAGGGAAGCTGCTGAAGACCGTCCCGATGAGCTGA
- a CDS encoding DUF2232 domain-containing protein gives MDVGQEGSRRWTRPAVLLVIPWVISVIPNTPLIALPLLAQLALLPRPRSGPALLAAMGAALFAFWGPAGDSVWYLVRGWAVLIGFCFVAVTLFRPVASFTGRALATLVLSTGIAVGLFRFAGPDWQVVDWQMGNFIGLVGATAMEAVRLLVGERTAAPAVLAGVARLIEWQTQLYPGILLVASVCGLGVAWWLYVRVAQGSDRALGPLRDFRFHHAWVWVVVAGLALTLWGTTDGWVRAGANALVFMAALYTARGAAVIVFLTGGVSVGGVALTLLGMTLLPRLMVGTALMVGLSDTWLDIRERARAMFNG, from the coding sequence GTGGACGTAGGGCAGGAGGGCTCTCGGCGCTGGACGCGTCCGGCGGTGCTCCTGGTGATCCCCTGGGTGATCTCGGTGATCCCGAACACCCCTTTGATCGCGTTGCCGTTGCTGGCGCAGTTGGCGCTGCTCCCGCGCCCGCGGTCGGGGCCGGCCTTGCTCGCCGCCATGGGTGCGGCGCTGTTCGCGTTCTGGGGCCCAGCTGGGGACAGCGTCTGGTACCTGGTGCGTGGGTGGGCCGTGCTCATCGGATTCTGCTTCGTCGCGGTGACGTTGTTCCGGCCGGTAGCCTCGTTCACCGGACGGGCGTTGGCGACGCTGGTCTTGAGCACGGGCATCGCCGTGGGACTCTTCCGCTTTGCCGGGCCTGACTGGCAGGTGGTGGATTGGCAAATGGGCAACTTCATCGGCCTGGTGGGCGCCACGGCGATGGAGGCCGTGCGGCTCCTCGTCGGGGAGCGAACGGCCGCACCGGCGGTGCTGGCGGGCGTGGCCCGGTTGATCGAGTGGCAGACGCAACTGTATCCAGGCATCCTGCTGGTGGCTTCCGTCTGTGGGCTGGGCGTGGCCTGGTGGCTGTACGTGCGGGTGGCACAGGGCAGTGACCGAGCGCTGGGGCCGCTGCGTGATTTCCGCTTCCACCACGCTTGGGTCTGGGTCGTGGTGGCGGGACTGGCCCTTACGCTGTGGGGGACGACCGACGGGTGGGTACGGGCCGGCGCCAATGCGCTGGTCTTCATGGCGGCCCTCTACACGGCGCGGGGAGCGGCGGTCATCGTCTTCCTGACCGGGGGTGTCTCGGTGGGAGGCGTGGCGCTCACGCTGCTGGGAATGACACTGCTGCCCCGTCTCATGGTGGGGACGGCTTTGATGGTGGGACTCAGTGACACGTGGCTGGACATCCGCGAGCGGGCCCGCGCGATGTTCAACGGATGA
- the rsfS gene encoding ribosome silencing factor, whose product MTSSRRQANDAEALAVRIADLALERKAENVVALDLRGISSATDFFVIASGGSDVHVRAIADHIVEELKKADVRPGHVEGLQSGAWVLVDYIDVVVHVFQRSVRDFYQLENLWGDAPTRDFEPEGPDAVARQAGP is encoded by the coding sequence TTGACCTCGTCCCGAAGGCAAGCGAACGACGCCGAGGCCCTGGCGGTCCGCATCGCCGACCTGGCGTTGGAGCGGAAGGCCGAGAACGTCGTTGCGCTGGATCTTCGAGGGATCTCATCGGCGACCGATTTCTTCGTCATCGCCAGTGGGGGCTCCGACGTGCATGTGCGTGCGATCGCCGACCACATCGTCGAGGAGCTCAAGAAGGCCGACGTGCGACCCGGTCACGTCGAGGGACTGCAGTCGGGCGCCTGGGTGCTCGTGGACTACATCGACGTCGTTGTCCACGTCTTCCAGCGCTCGGTCCGCGACTTCTATCAACTCGAGAACCTCTGGGGTGACGCACCGACGCGCGACTTCGAACCCGAGGGTCCGGATGCGGTCGCGCGGCAGGCGGGGCCATGA
- the smc gene encoding chromosome segregation protein SMC has product MKLRTLRLQGFKSFADATEVQFHDGMTAVVGPNGCGKSNISDAIRWVLGEQRPSAIRGGKMEEAIFQGSIRRRPVNRGSVSITVSNEDGLLPVPFQEVEIGRTVYRDGGSEYSLNRASCRLRDVVDLCRDTGLGANAYSMIEGRMVDAILSDRADERRSLFEEASGIGKYKDRRKVATRRLETAEIDLQRLEDVIAEVQTKVRSLARQKGKAQRYLELRARQLSVEVTVTRQRLETLRARLQHLEHQLQGDTEVGPGVTAEVTAAEAQLESLRIAQVEAERDRHKAAAALESVRNELVRWERDLAVAGERQSYAERRLEQIAREDAEVSEQQESLAGEHAGLAATEQERAEEVGRAREAVDRARALADDVRMRLVDARDVLERLSTREREIVHQAARLDGDAAAAETQAHDLASRIQRLGEELEGTAAAVSDLQSQGDLFAGRLDDLRLRVDEARRQVQGAQSGLGAAREGLDARRAEEAAAREASSALSARIEALEQMERDQEGMEPVVAAILALGWDGVLGVLGDSVHGARVAVEAVEAYLGPLANGVLVRSAADASAVEQWFRTEWGGGGGLFLLPLDSVPTPASAGGSLLGQVEIDGPGASWAQALLANVDLAEALEGPSKHDGRARVTRGGLVQDELGIFRVGRPLGGGGSLTRREELRELRERHGALERAISDATAARSEGLSRLAQAEADLETARTRAQEAEAELHRADADIAASADHRTRLDRHHEELLRHLEGTRAAQVRATDRARSARSEREALVDEEQRLGGEREQARARVEQVTEEWEEARADEARHTVQFTRIESELERLRDRRQRVEEQRQVLAQRQEALTSEQTELRAELETVATLRQEGEEALARLFQDRDRATSELRARDEKLAEIADAVSEADTRARRARAVEREATERRHKLELEAHDVAARIERVHDRLEAEWGKSFEELEREAEPVEGDPEMLEDELRDLSEQVARIGPVNMLAVEEHEEESQRLKFLEEQRTDLFTARDDLRTAIKQINQTATSLFTETFEAIRTNFQATFQRLFQGGEADLWLADPEDPLESAIEIHASPRGKKTQRIDLLSGGERALTALSLLFGIYLVKPSPFCVLDEVDAPLDESNIARFIRLLHEFKSQTQFIVITHNPRTIEAADWIYGVTMEEPGVSNIVGVRLEEALQVSGAA; this is encoded by the coding sequence ATGAAGCTGCGTACCCTGCGACTCCAGGGTTTCAAGTCGTTCGCCGATGCCACGGAGGTCCAGTTCCACGACGGCATGACCGCGGTGGTGGGCCCCAATGGCTGTGGAAAGTCGAACATCAGCGACGCCATTCGCTGGGTGCTGGGTGAGCAACGCCCGAGTGCGATCCGGGGCGGGAAGATGGAAGAGGCCATCTTCCAGGGCTCCATCCGTCGTCGGCCGGTCAATCGGGGCTCGGTGTCGATCACCGTGAGCAACGAGGACGGACTGCTCCCCGTCCCCTTCCAGGAGGTGGAGATCGGCCGAACGGTCTATCGGGACGGCGGCAGCGAATACTCCCTCAATCGCGCGTCCTGCCGACTCCGGGACGTGGTCGATCTGTGTCGCGACACGGGGCTGGGCGCCAACGCCTACTCCATGATCGAAGGCCGCATGGTGGACGCCATCCTCTCGGATCGAGCCGACGAGCGGCGCTCGCTGTTCGAGGAGGCGTCCGGGATCGGGAAGTACAAGGACCGGCGCAAGGTCGCCACCCGCCGTCTGGAGACCGCCGAGATCGACCTGCAGCGGCTCGAGGACGTGATCGCCGAGGTGCAGACCAAGGTTCGCTCGCTCGCGCGCCAGAAGGGCAAGGCCCAACGCTACCTGGAGCTGCGTGCCCGCCAGCTATCCGTGGAGGTGACGGTCACGCGTCAGCGGCTGGAGACGCTGAGGGCCCGGCTTCAGCACCTCGAGCACCAGCTCCAGGGCGACACCGAGGTCGGTCCCGGCGTTACCGCCGAGGTCACCGCTGCGGAGGCGCAGCTGGAATCCCTGCGCATCGCGCAGGTCGAAGCCGAGCGGGACCGCCACAAGGCGGCCGCGGCGCTCGAGTCGGTGCGCAACGAGTTGGTCCGCTGGGAGCGTGACCTCGCCGTCGCGGGCGAACGGCAGAGCTATGCCGAACGGCGCTTGGAGCAGATCGCCCGCGAGGACGCCGAGGTGAGCGAGCAGCAGGAGTCGCTCGCCGGCGAGCATGCCGGGCTGGCCGCGACGGAGCAGGAGCGCGCGGAAGAGGTCGGGCGGGCTCGGGAGGCGGTCGATCGGGCGCGCGCCCTGGCCGATGATGTACGCATGCGCCTGGTCGACGCCCGGGACGTGTTGGAGCGCCTCTCCACCCGCGAGCGTGAGATCGTGCACCAGGCCGCACGCCTGGACGGCGACGCGGCGGCCGCGGAAACGCAGGCCCATGATCTCGCCTCCCGCATCCAGCGCCTCGGCGAGGAGCTGGAGGGGACCGCCGCTGCCGTATCCGACCTGCAGTCGCAGGGGGACCTGTTCGCGGGACGGCTGGACGACCTCCGCCTGCGCGTCGACGAGGCGCGACGGCAGGTGCAGGGCGCTCAAAGCGGGCTGGGCGCCGCCCGGGAAGGCCTTGACGCCCGCAGGGCCGAGGAGGCGGCCGCACGCGAGGCCTCCTCCGCGTTGAGCGCGCGCATCGAAGCGCTCGAGCAGATGGAGCGGGACCAGGAAGGGATGGAGCCCGTGGTGGCGGCAATCCTGGCGTTGGGCTGGGACGGCGTGCTGGGCGTGCTCGGAGACTCGGTGCATGGGGCTCGCGTCGCGGTCGAGGCCGTGGAGGCCTATCTGGGCCCGCTCGCCAACGGGGTGCTGGTGCGCTCGGCGGCGGATGCCTCGGCCGTGGAGCAATGGTTCCGCACGGAGTGGGGCGGGGGCGGTGGGCTGTTCCTGCTGCCCCTCGACAGCGTGCCCACGCCCGCCTCGGCGGGCGGTTCCTTGCTGGGGCAGGTGGAGATCGACGGACCCGGGGCCTCCTGGGCTCAGGCGCTGCTGGCCAACGTCGATCTGGCCGAGGCGTTGGAGGGTCCGTCCAAACATGATGGGCGGGCACGGGTCACCCGGGGCGGCCTGGTGCAGGACGAGCTCGGCATCTTCCGCGTGGGGCGTCCGCTGGGTGGCGGCGGCTCGCTCACCCGTCGTGAGGAGCTGCGCGAACTGCGTGAGCGCCACGGTGCGTTGGAGCGCGCGATCTCCGATGCGACGGCGGCCCGTAGCGAGGGGCTCAGTCGTCTCGCGCAGGCCGAAGCCGACCTGGAGACCGCGCGCACGCGGGCACAGGAGGCCGAAGCGGAGCTCCACCGTGCCGACGCCGACATTGCCGCGTCGGCCGATCACCGCACCCGTCTGGATCGCCACCACGAGGAGCTACTGCGTCATCTGGAGGGTACGCGGGCGGCTCAAGTCCGTGCCACCGACCGGGCGCGCTCCGCGCGCTCCGAGCGGGAAGCCCTCGTGGACGAGGAACAGCGACTCGGGGGGGAGCGCGAGCAGGCCCGCGCCCGCGTCGAGCAGGTCACGGAGGAGTGGGAGGAGGCTCGTGCCGACGAAGCGCGCCACACGGTCCAGTTCACGCGCATCGAGAGTGAGCTGGAACGCCTGCGCGACCGACGCCAGCGGGTCGAGGAGCAGCGCCAGGTGTTGGCGCAGCGCCAGGAGGCGCTCACCAGCGAGCAGACCGAGCTCCGCGCCGAGCTGGAGACGGTCGCGACGCTGAGGCAGGAAGGCGAGGAGGCGCTGGCCCGGCTGTTCCAGGATCGCGATCGCGCCACGTCCGAGCTGCGCGCGCGGGACGAGAAGCTGGCGGAGATCGCGGACGCGGTCTCCGAAGCCGATACCCGAGCGCGGCGCGCACGCGCCGTCGAACGTGAAGCCACGGAGCGCAGGCACAAGCTCGAGTTGGAGGCACACGACGTGGCGGCACGCATCGAGCGTGTCCACGATCGTCTGGAAGCGGAGTGGGGGAAGAGCTTCGAGGAGTTGGAGCGAGAGGCCGAGCCGGTCGAAGGAGATCCGGAGATGCTCGAAGACGAGCTCCGTGATCTGAGCGAACAGGTCGCGCGCATCGGACCGGTCAACATGTTGGCGGTCGAGGAGCACGAAGAGGAGAGTCAGCGTCTCAAGTTCCTGGAGGAGCAGAGGACCGACCTCTTCACGGCCCGTGACGACCTGCGCACCGCCATCAAGCAGATCAATCAGACCGCCACCTCGTTGTTCACCGAGACGTTCGAAGCCATCCGCACGAACTTCCAGGCGACCTTCCAGCGGCTGTTCCAGGGCGGGGAGGCCGACCTCTGGCTGGCGGATCCGGAGGATCCCCTCGAGTCCGCCATCGAGATCCACGCGTCCCCGCGGGGCAAGAAGACCCAGCGCATCGACTTGCTCTCGGGCGGAGAGCGTGCCTTGACGGCACTCTCGCTACTCTTCGGGATCTACCTGGTCAAGCCCAGTCCGTTCTGCGTGCTGGACGAGGTGGACGCGCCCCTGGACGAGTCCAACATCGCGCGGTTCATCCGCCTGTTGCACGAGTTCAAGAGCCAGACGCAGTTCATCGTCATAACCCACAATCCACGCACCATCGAAGCGGCCGACTGGATCTACGGCGTTACGATGGAGGAGCCGGGGGTGTCGAACATCGTGGGTGTCCGCCTCGAGGAGGCGCTGCAGGTCAGCGGCGCGGCGTGA
- the rplI gene encoding 50S ribosomal protein L9: MKIILREAVEHLGDAGEVVSVKPGYARNYLLPRGLAYQATEQNLRRLEEEQKQAEERSRRDYLEAKRRASQLEGKSLVFQAKAGEEGKLFGSVTNADIAERLNQMGLDFEVDRRRLELEEPLKQVGTHTVAMRLHADVHVPIEVRIEAEA; encoded by the coding sequence ATGAAGATCATCTTGAGGGAAGCGGTCGAGCACCTCGGGGACGCGGGTGAGGTGGTGTCGGTGAAGCCCGGCTATGCGCGCAACTACCTCCTTCCCCGAGGCCTGGCGTATCAGGCCACCGAGCAGAACCTGCGTCGGCTCGAAGAAGAGCAGAAGCAGGCGGAGGAGCGCAGTCGTCGGGACTACCTCGAAGCCAAGCGGCGGGCCTCCCAGCTCGAAGGCAAGAGCCTCGTCTTCCAGGCCAAGGCCGGTGAGGAGGGCAAGCTCTTCGGGTCGGTGACCAACGCGGACATCGCCGAGCGCCTGAATCAGATGGGACTCGATTTCGAGGTGGATCGCCGTCGGCTCGAATTGGAGGAGCCCCTGAAGCAGGTGGGCACCCACACGGTCGCGATGCGACTGCACGCCGACGTCCATGTGCCCATCGAAGTGCGTATCGAGGCCGAGGCTTAA
- a CDS encoding cytochrome bc complex cytochrome b subunit has translation MDTLLHRLREAVAWLDDRIGFSALAPLGRKKRIPVHRHSIWYYLGGMLVFLFLLQVGTGILLLFYYRPSAEGAFESVQFLMSEVKFGWLVRSIHSWGANLMIFVVFVHMFSVMLLKAYRAPREVTWLSGVGLFAVALGLGFTGYLLPWNELAFFATRVGTEIPGVIPGVGPIVRTVLRGGDDITGATLTRFYALHVSVLPGIAFMLVGLHVLLVQKHGMSVPPGVEKKGGARYTVPFVPNFLLRDFVGWLCALAILAAMAAFVPAHLGAKADPFAPAPAGIKPEWYFMFMFQTLKYLPATILGIEGELVGILGFGVLGAVLLLLPFLDRPRSDGSHHPMWTYGVYAVLAYIVLLTYLGYRASAREIEQQQHGAAAEVAWHVGAGEALGHPEEVGLTIRGVSTDG, from the coding sequence ATGGATACCCTTCTGCACCGACTGCGCGAGGCCGTGGCCTGGCTCGATGATCGCATCGGGTTCAGCGCCCTCGCCCCGTTGGGACGGAAGAAGCGTATTCCGGTCCATAGGCATTCGATCTGGTACTACCTGGGAGGGATGCTGGTCTTCCTGTTCCTGCTCCAGGTCGGGACCGGGATCCTGCTGCTGTTCTACTACCGCCCCAGCGCGGAAGGCGCATTCGAATCCGTGCAGTTCCTGATGTCCGAGGTGAAGTTCGGCTGGTTGGTGCGATCCATCCACTCCTGGGGCGCCAACCTGATGATCTTCGTCGTGTTCGTGCACATGTTCTCTGTCATGCTCTTGAAGGCCTACAGGGCACCGCGCGAGGTGACCTGGCTGAGTGGCGTGGGCCTGTTCGCAGTGGCGTTGGGTCTGGGCTTCACGGGCTACCTGCTGCCGTGGAACGAGCTGGCGTTCTTCGCGACACGGGTGGGCACGGAGATTCCTGGCGTCATTCCGGGGGTTGGACCCATCGTGCGAACGGTCCTTCGGGGCGGTGACGACATCACGGGCGCGACGTTGACCCGCTTCTATGCCCTCCACGTCTCGGTCTTGCCCGGCATCGCATTCATGCTGGTGGGTCTACACGTGCTGCTGGTACAGAAGCACGGAATGAGCGTGCCTCCCGGCGTCGAGAAGAAGGGGGGCGCCCGTTACACGGTGCCCTTCGTTCCCAACTTCCTGCTCCGGGACTTCGTGGGTTGGCTGTGTGCGCTTGCCATCCTGGCTGCGATGGCGGCCTTCGTGCCCGCACATCTCGGGGCGAAGGCCGATCCGTTCGCGCCCGCCCCGGCCGGCATCAAGCCGGAGTGGTACTTCATGTTCATGTTCCAGACGCTGAAATACCTGCCTGCCACCATCCTGGGCATCGAAGGAGAGCTTGTCGGGATCCTGGGATTCGGCGTGCTCGGCGCGGTACTGCTCCTGCTGCCGTTCCTCGATCGCCCCCGCTCGGACGGCTCCCATCACCCGATGTGGACCTACGGCGTCTACGCTGTCCTGGCCTATATCGTGCTCCTCACCTACCTGGGATACCGAGCGTCCGCCCGGGAGATCGAGCAGCAGCAACACGGCGCGGCAGCGGAAGTGGCGTGGCACGTAGGAGCGGGCGAAGCCCTCGGACACCCCGAGGAAGTGGGCCTGACGATTCGTGGAGTCTCGACCGATGGTTGA
- the rpsR gene encoding 30S ribosomal protein S18, with protein sequence MEFSGGRGRRRRIEGPAIELLNYKDVGTLSKFMTEQGKILPKRTTKVTAAFQRKLGRAIKRARYLALIPYVRDHEA encoded by the coding sequence GTGGAGTTCTCGGGCGGTCGCGGCCGCCGTCGGCGCATCGAGGGCCCCGCGATCGAGCTCCTGAACTACAAGGACGTGGGGACGCTCTCCAAGTTCATGACAGAACAGGGGAAGATCCTCCCGAAGCGCACCACCAAGGTGACGGCGGCCTTCCAGCGCAAGCTGGGCCGCGCCATCAAGCGAGCCCGCTATCTGGCGTTGATCCCGTACGTTCGGGACCACGAGGCCTGA
- a CDS encoding NapC/NirT family cytochrome c yields the protein MVEVIAAWTEAGTGLQEIPESLTSPFPLVTRISIWLFQLPSVIQVPAALAGAVVLLWLGRKLWKEGPRLWGWARSRSTALQIGFVVLGVVALTVVSMVGMSGYNYTQHSNDFCVSCHVMDDAFTRFGQSEHAEEGCHDCHQQPISASLRQVALWVLERPTSIGSHAPVPNQVCMRCHVEDDPDETWQRISATAGHRVHLESDSTVLENVQCVKCHAREIHHFVPTAETCGQSECHDNGSVDLVLGGMSSDTTSLHCVICHEFTAPVSESAPRSDAFGRLIPDSQDCQSCHEMEGLPKEFDIEQEPHQGTCGYCHNPHVQEEPSQAYNTCTNAGCHEQPEQLSAFHRDEHAQVANDCGACHEEHRWEAPIRCDACHEDPLRRR from the coding sequence ATGGTTGAAGTGATAGCAGCGTGGACGGAGGCCGGGACCGGCCTGCAGGAGATCCCGGAGAGCCTGACCTCCCCGTTTCCTCTGGTGACCCGGATCTCCATCTGGCTGTTTCAACTTCCGAGTGTCATTCAGGTCCCGGCCGCGCTGGCCGGGGCGGTCGTGCTGCTCTGGCTGGGACGAAAGCTCTGGAAGGAGGGACCTCGCCTCTGGGGCTGGGCGCGGTCCCGCTCGACCGCCCTGCAGATCGGATTCGTCGTGTTGGGCGTGGTCGCCCTCACGGTGGTCTCGATGGTGGGGATGTCGGGGTACAACTATACGCAGCACTCGAACGACTTCTGCGTCAGCTGCCACGTGATGGACGACGCATTCACGCGCTTCGGGCAGAGCGAGCACGCGGAGGAGGGGTGTCACGACTGCCATCAGCAGCCCATATCGGCCAGCTTGCGACAGGTCGCGCTCTGGGTGCTGGAGCGTCCCACGTCCATCGGCTCGCACGCTCCCGTTCCCAATCAGGTGTGCATGCGGTGCCACGTGGAAGACGACCCTGACGAGACCTGGCAGCGGATCTCGGCCACGGCGGGCCACCGGGTCCACCTGGAGTCGGATTCGACGGTATTGGAGAATGTGCAGTGCGTGAAGTGTCACGCGCGGGAAATCCACCACTTCGTTCCCACGGCCGAGACCTGCGGCCAGTCCGAATGCCACGACAACGGGTCGGTGGACCTGGTGCTGGGCGGGATGAGCTCCGACACCACGTCACTCCACTGCGTGATCTGCCACGAGTTCACCGCCCCCGTCTCCGAGAGCGCACCCCGCAGCGATGCCTTCGGTCGGCTCATCCCCGATTCGCAGGACTGTCAGTCCTGCCACGAGATGGAGGGGCTACCCAAGGAGTTCGATATCGAGCAGGAGCCCCATCAGGGCACCTGCGGCTACTGCCACAATCCGCACGTCCAGGAAGAGCCCAGTCAGGCGTACAACACCTGTACGAACGCAGGCTGCCATGAGCAGCCGGAGCAGCTCTCCGCCTTCCACCGGGACGAACACGCCCAGGTGGCGAACGACTGTGGGGCCTGCCACGAGGAGCACCGCTGGGAGGCGCCCATCCGGTGCGACGCCTGCCACGAGGACCCGCTGCGGCGACGATAG